Genomic window (Streptosporangiales bacterium):
CGATCCCCTCGAACTGGGCTGGACTCGTACCCACAGCGTCGCCCACCTAGCTCAACTCCCATGCCTGTACCTGCGGCCGCGAGCGAGCCGGCTACGTGGTGGTTCCCTCTTCTGGGAAGCGCTCGATCTGGTGCAGGCCCAGTGCCTTGATGGCGAACGTGTCCTGCACCGCGAGGTACCGACACGGTTCGGTCTCGCTGTCGTTGAAGTGCTGATGCCACATCCACACCGGGAAGCTGAACAGGTCTCCTTCTGCCCAGTCGATGCGCTCCTCGTTGTGCCCGTCCCAGCTGATGGTCGTGTGCCCGCAACCCATCACGATGTAGATGACCGCTTCGGTGGTGTGCCGGTGGTTCACCGACTTCCCGAGCGGCGGCAGCTCGCTCACGTGCGGCTGCAACCGGATGTCGTGCCCGAGCCGGTAGAACCTGGCCTTGGTATTGCGGTACTCACGCGGCGTCAGCTCAGTCGTCTTCAAGTCCTTGACGATGATGGCCTCGGTGGGAGGATTCTTCTTGTTCCACTCCTCCCGCTGCTTCATCTCGCTGTTGGCCGTCTCGCTGAGCGCCTGGTCCTTGGTGATCAAGTGCTGCTGGGTGCGTACGCTCATCCCATCCCCTTCCACCGAACCTCACACGTCTCCAACGCAGCGCAGTTGGCCGCGGTAATAGAATACCGTATACAAATTCCCCGTCAAACTTACCTGGCAGGTACACGTACCGGTGGCTCAGCCCGATGAACATGTCCGTGCAGGGAGCGAACCGCTCTACGGGAAACGCCCACATGGCCAATGAATCCGTCCACTGCTGTGAGCCCGATGTAGCGAGCCTTGGAGGAGCCGTGCTGGAGAGCGGCTCGTCACCCACCAGTCATGGCGCCGGCATTCCTCCCCAACCCGGCCACCGAACCGGTTAGCACAGCTCAGGCAGGGAGGCGGGCGGTCCGGCGAGGTCCTGGTGAGAGGCCGTTGAATATGTCGGAACGAGCCGACTTGGGATCGTCGAGAGAGTCTTTTCCAGTTCGCCGTCCTCCCCTACTGCTCCAACCAGTCAGTCAGTGCAGGTAACGCCGCGTTCAGCGCCGCGCATGCTGCACGGGCGCACGGTCTGCGCGTCGCCGTCATGGAGAAGGCGCCCGCGGACGAGCTCGGCGGCAACTCCTACTACACCCGCGGGCGCGTTCCGCACGGCTTATGACAGCGTGGACGACCTCCGCCTGTGCTCGACGACGAGTCGCTCAAGCTCCTCGGCAAGTCGGTCATCCCGCCGTACACCAAGCAGGCCTACTACGACGGCATGAAACGGGTGACCGAGAGACGATGCGACCCGGTGATGACCCGGCTGCTCGTCGAGAACGGCGCCGACGTTATCCGCTGGCTGCACGGCGTCGGGCTGCGGTTCCGCCTGCTGCACGAGCGACAGGCGTACGTCTCCGACGGTGCGTACCACTTCTTCTGTGGTGTCCCGTCGGGACGGTCGACGGTGGCCAGGGCGTGGTCGAGCGGCACCTCGCGGTAGCACAGCGTTCCGGGATCGAGGTGCGCTGCGCGTCGCCGGTCACGGCCTCACCTGGACGAAGGTTGGGCGCGAGCATACGTACGCAGTACCCTGCACGACACCGGCGAGGTACTGCAACGGCCATCGCGGCCGGCGCGGACACATTCGGCGACTGGGGTTCGTGCCACAGTGTCCAGTGGGACGTGGGTGCGCCGCGCGAGCGCGGCAGCCGCGCACACGAACCAGTTCACCCGGCAGAGCTACCCGCTCGGCATCGTCGTCAACGTCCTGGGTGAGCGCTTCCTCAACGAGGGTGCCAACTACCGCAACCTCACGTACGCTAAGTACGGCCGGGAGATTCTGCGCCAACCCGGCGGTATGGCAAGCAGATCTTCGACGCGAAGACGCCCTCCAGACTGCGCACCAACGAGTACGGCACCACACCGATCACGGGTGAACACGCCTACTCGCTGGCCGAGCCGGCAGGGCGAGTCGGTGTCGATCCCGACGGCTTGCAGGCGACCGTCGACGAGGTCAACGCCGCGATCGCGGACGTGCCGTTCGATCCGCCGTGAAGGACGGCAAACGTCACCAGCGGTCGACGCCGGTCCGGTAGGTCAGGCGTAGAGCAGGTAGGGCGAGCAGCCGACTGATCGGCACCTTCCGCCCGCCGAGTGTCACCGCCCCGGTCCCCGGCCCGTGCCGACGTGCGACCCGGTTCGGGTCGTGCTTGCCTTCGGTCCACACGCCGCGGTGATCTCAGCGTCGAACATCGCGTGCATCACCAAGAGCCCGCCGGCCACGCTCATCGCCAACCAGCCCTCCCGGGCGGCACCGCCGGTGTCGGTCAACGCGAGCCGAACCTCCTCCGGCACCTCCGGCAGCCCACAGAAGGACCCCACTCTCTCGCCTACAGCGAGCGTGATGTCCGTTCCGTTGTCAAGGCCCGGCTGGTGGCGTTCGGTCTCTACCTCGCCGCGCTGCTCGCCGGCACCTCACCTTGCCGCTGCTGGTCACCGCACCCGGCTGGATCAGCGCCGCGGCGCCGGCCGCAGCGGCCCGGCCGGTCCTCACCCCGCTCGTGGCCTACGGCTACTGGCCGACCGTGGTCGTGTTGTGTACAGGGCTGCTCGTCGCGCTGTACCACCGCGCCGTCCCGACCCGCGGCCGGTGGCACCGCGACCTGCCTGGCGCCATCGCCGCCATGCTGGCCTGGCTGGCCGGTAGCTACCTGCTGCGGACCTTCCTCACCTTCGCCGTCACCCACTCCCCCGATCTACGGCGTCCTGTCCGCACCCGCCGCGACCCTGCTGTTCCTCTACCTGACCGCCCTGGCCGTGCTCCTCGGCGCCGAACTCAACGCCCAACTCGACCGACGCCACCCCAACCCCGCCACCGCCCTCGCCAAAGCCGCCCAGATCCACCGAGGACGCGCCCAGCCATGACCACCTGCCAGGCGCCCAATATCAGACCCGGGTTGCCCGCTCGGTCGGGTGACGTTGGATTCGCTGCTACAGCACGGCGCGGCTCGGGGGTCCGGTGCCGGAACACGCACCCTGGGGTGACACACATCCCGCGTGCCCGGCGCCGGACCGAGAACCCCACGCGGGGCCCGGGGCCTGGAAAGCACAGGTACAGGCCCGGCGGAGGATGGCGCACTATAGCCGCAGTCCCACCCGTCGACAGCCGGGTAGCCCTAACAGATACTGGCTGCTCAGGGCCTCGGCCCATCGACGGTGAGGGGAGGGAAGCGCAGCGGTGACATGGCCGGTGATGGTGTGCGACGGTGGCCAGCGGCGAGAGGTACACACGCTGCTGGAACTGGAAGCGTTGTTGGCTGCGATCGCCGCGGTCGGCCCGCCCAGCTGGGTGCAGATCACCAGCAGCGACGGCACCCACGTGCTCGGTGTCGCGCTCGGCCGCGGCGACGTCAGCGCCCTGACGTTCTCTGACCGCGACACCGCCACCACGCTGGCGAGCACCGCAACCGTGCCGATGCTGGGCGGCTACGACTTCGACGACGCCGGAACACCCCGACCGGTACACCACGACGACGCGATCTCCGTACAGACTGCCCACTGGGCCATCACCGAGTTCGTCCAGACCGGGCAACGGCCCCGCTGCGTGGACTGGCACCCAGCAGAGAACCCAGCCTGGCCGAGCTAGCCGGCATACAGGTCCGGTCGCGCCACGACTCCC
Coding sequences:
- a CDS encoding cupin domain-containing protein, whose product is MSVRTQQHLITKDQALSETANSEMKQREEWNKKNPPTEAIIVKDLKTTELTPREYRNTKARFYRLGHDIRLQPHVSELPPLGKSVNHRHTTEAVIYIVMGCGHTTISWDGHNEERIDWAEGDLFSFPVWMWHQHFNDSETEPCRYLAVQDTFAIKALGLHQIERFPEEGTTT